A region from the Felis catus isolate Fca126 chromosome F1, F.catus_Fca126_mat1.0, whole genome shotgun sequence genome encodes:
- the TAGLN2 gene encoding transgelin-2 yields MANRGPAYGLSREVQQKIEKQYDADLEQILIQWITTQCRKDVGRPQPGRENFQNWLKDGTVLCELINGLYPEGQAPVKKIQASTMAFKQMEQISQFLQAAERYGINTTDIFQTVDLWEGKNMACVQRTLMNLGGLAVARDDGLFSGDPNWFPKKSKENPRNFSDNQLQEGKNVIGLQMGTNRGASQAGMTGYGMPRQIL; encoded by the exons ATGGCCAACAGGGGACCCGCCTACGGCCTGAGCCGGGAGGTGCAGCAGAAGATTGAGAAACAGTATGACGCGGACCTGGAGCAGATCCTGATCCAGTGGATCACCACCCAGTGCCGCAAGGATGTGGGCCGGCCCCAGCCTGGGCGCGAGAACTTCCAGAACTGGCTCAAGGATGGCACG GTGCTGTGTGAGCTCATCAACGGGCTGTACCCCGAGGGGCAGGCCCCCGTGAAGAAGATCCAGGCCTCCACCATGGCCTTCAAGCAGATGGAGCAGATCTCTCAGTTCTTACAGGCGGCCGAACGCTATGGCATCAACACCACCGACATCTTCCAGACCGTGGACCTCTGGGAAG gaAAGAACATGGCGTGTGTGCAGCGGACGCTGATGAACCTGGGTGGGCTGGCGGTCGCCCGGGACGATGGGCTTTTCTCTGGAGATCCCAACTGGTTTCCTAA GAAATCCAAGGAGAACCCTCGCAACTTCTCGGACAACCAGCTACAAGAGGGCAAGAACGTGATCGGGCTACAGATGGGTACCAACCGCGGGGCGTCCCAGGCAGGCATGACCGGCTACGGGATGCCCCGCCAGATCCTCTGA